The DNA segment ATTTTTCTATAGCGGCAACGTCAAAAGGCATTAACCGGCTACCGGAGCGGCTTGGAATTGAAGAAATATCTATTGTGGGCTAGAGAAGGAGAAAAGCATTGATGACGGAATGGTTCACCAACGAATCAAGTAAAGAGACAAAGGTGTAGGCACCTTTGTCTCTTTTAGAGTTAGTACTTTTACTTATACATATACTCTCGGCTCCAAGGAATGGAGTCATTTGGCCCTTTTGTGAAAATGAATTGGCCAAGGTCAACATTTCCAGTTTGGAATGATGCCGAACAGGAATTTAAATATAATCTCCACATTCTAATGAAACGCTCATCTTTTGTTTTTCGAACTTCCTCTAAGACATTCTCAAAATTATCAGCCCATTTTTCAAGTGTCTTAGCATAATGTCTCCGCAAACTTTCCATATCAATTAAGTAGAGCTTGTTGTCTGTAATGTGATTAACTAGCTCACTGACAGCAGGAATATAACCCCCGGGAAGATATGCTTCTCAATCCAAGAGTTGGTTCCACCTTCAATGGGGGAGGTAATCGAGTGGAGAACCGATAACCCGCCATCTACGAGTAATTCATTTACCTTTTGAAAATATTCCGGTAAATGATCCTGGCCGACATGCTCAATCATTCCCACACTGACAATACGTTCAAGCTGCTGCTTTTTTAAATCTCTGTAGTCCATTAAATGCACATCTACGGAATTTTCCAATCCGTCCTCTCTAATCCGTTCTTTCACCCGTTCAAATTGTTCCTCAGATAGAGTGACACCTGTTGCTTGCACTCCATAGCCTTTGGCCGCAGTGAGGATTAACTGCCCCCACCCGCATCCGATGTCTAATAACCTTTGCCCTTCTTGGAGGTTTAGCTTTTTTAGAATATGTGCCACTTTATTTTGCTGCGCCGTTTTAAGGGAATCACTTGCTGTCTTAAAATATCCGCAAGAATAGGTTATCGTTTCATCTAACCACAGCTTGTAAAAATCATTACCAATATCATAGTGAAACGTAGCATTTTCTTTGCTGCGTTTTTTTGTGTTTGAGAGCTTATCTAGAAACTGGGCATAGACCTTGCTATTGCCGAGGAAGCCTTTCTGACTTCGGTACATGGAGGTTACGATTTCTTTAAGATCACCTTCAACTTCAATCGTTCCGTCCATAAACGCTTCACCAAAAGCAATGGACGGGTCCTGCATGAGTTCCCCTTTTGGAATCACATCATGAAAGATGAGTGTGAAGTCTGGTTCCCCGTCCCCATATTTGACCGTTTCACCATCCCAAAAGGTGATCTCGATCGGATTCGAGAAGGTTTTTTTCAGTAACGTTTTATAAAACAGTTTATCAATCATTCAAAACACCTCGAAAAAATTATATAAGTGAGTGTTCAAAAAGTTGCCAAATTAGAAGGTCGACTAAGGTCGCCACGACACGCGAGCAACGTTTTAGTAGAAGTTCCACTGTTGCTTCATGATACGTGAGTAGCGAGGCAACTTCAGAGAATGTCCTTCTCCGCTGCCTTGCACCGAAAAATGTACTTCTTTGAATAGGCTCGTAGACGCAGGTGCACACGCTCCTCAACGAAGAGATTCGCCTCTTATCATTGTGACTTTTTGAACAACTTCTATAAAGCTTATTTGTAAATTGGATATGTGGTAAGGATGCACTCAATTAAATTAGCTAACTTTATATAGGATTCCCATAACTTTGGATAATAGAACCATTTTTATAGAGTTTTTCAATCCGGCGTTCGCCCGTATTGCTTAAACCTGAGGAGGGATCCTAAAATTATCGACTATATTGAAACAACCTCGATAGAAGAGGATTATGAAAAGATAGACGCAGCTGAATTACAGCTGACCGAAGCCATGTTATCTGCTTCCGAACTGGGGATCTATAAACGTGGGGAATGTTTGGAAGCCTAACGGGATTGGCGATCTATTTGCTAGGTCTTGCTGCAGGAGTAAGAATAAATAGAGAAGTGTATGGTGGTTTGTGAGGAGAGACCTGCAAACGATGCAGATTCTTATGTACTTAAATAGATTTACTACGTTCCCCTACCGCAGAATTTTAAATTTACGAGTTGATGAAAAGAGAGCCGGGGGTTATTAAGTCTTTGGCTCTAGTTTTTTAAAAAATAATTGGTGGATGGATCATGAAATATGAATATCTCAAAGGGATAAATAGTGCTTTGTTGAAGTATATACTGTGATGACGTGAATGGAGATAAAGTAGTGAAGAGGAAATGAGCTGTTTGAATGTAACCGTGTTTTTAGTTATGTTTTGTGCGGTATAATTTGGCCCTGAATTGGTTATTGGGATACAGGAAAAAACTATCGTTTACAAAGGGCAGTTCTTAAAGCCGAAAAGTGAAGGAGGTGGAGTTACATAAAGAACAAAGAGTATCCATTAGTCATCACAAAAGTAACTAAACCATTTAAGGAAGAAGCTAAAAATCTCATATTGGATGGGTTATTAGAACGTTTTGGTTGGATCGACCCGTCTCTTAACCCTGACTTAGATCATATAGAAAGACTTTATTGTCAAAATGGAAATGTGTTTTTGGCAGGTTTTATAAATAACGAGTTAGTTTGTACTGGTGCTTTGACCAGAAAAAACAGCAAAATTGGCCGGGTTCAACGAATGTCCGTTAAAAGAGAATGCAGAAGAAAAGGGTTAGGGAAGAGGATGCTAAAAGAACTTGAGTCTTTTGCTAAAGAAATGGGTTACGTTGGACTAATATTAGAAACAAATAATGACTGGATAAGCGCAATAAAGTTATATACTACAAATGGTTACCAAATCTACAATAATGATGGTGCATGTAGTCATTTTCACAAAACATTAAAATCAGAAAGAGGGTTATGATGAAAACGACAGATTACTCGAAAGTAGCTGATGTCTATGACAACAATTCGTTTAGATTTGATGAGGTTCAAATGGACACATACCTAGCAGATTTTCTCCAAAATTACCAGAGACAATCTTACAGTGTCATGGATTTAGCTTGTGGTACAGGCATATATCTCAATGATCAAACGTTATACTTTGAGTCGCATCCTATCCATTGGCATGGACTCGATGCTTCGAAAGAAATGCTTAGCAAAGCTGAAGAAAAACTAGAAGGGGTCACCCTGGTTCGAGGTTTAGCAGAAGATCTTCCTTATGGATCGGAAGCATTTGATTTCATCTCAAATAACTATGCATTTCACCATTTTACCAAGAAAGGACAAGTGATAGATGAACTCTATCGAGTATTAAAGAAAAATGGAATCTACAAACTACATAACATAAACATTCACGACATGGAAAACTGGTGGGTTTATCATTATTTTCCTGCAGCTTTTGAAGAGGATTTAGACAGGTTTTGGCAAAAGGAAGTTATCTTTAATGAACTTACTAGCCGAGGATTTACCGTGCGTATTGAGAGTAGCTTCCAGATGGAGAACATTAAAGTAGCTGATTACTTGGATCATGCAGAAAACCGAGACATTTCTGTACTTACTCTTATAAGTGATGAGGATTATTATGATGGCTTAACTAAAATGAAATATGATGTAGAAATGGATCCAGACAAAGCTATAGTTAACGATTTTTCCGAGCTCGTCTGTATAGCTAAGAAAGATTGACAGGGTGGGGAAGTTCTATGGATTTAATGAGGTATTTGCGTATCTAACTCGTTTTATGCACGATTTAATGACATATAAGCGTATTTTTCATAATGCGTATTAGCTTGTTAATCCTTGGAAGACCGAGTCCCAAACGAATCGCCGACAAGCCCACTTTCGGTCAAAGAAGGCCGGCACTGATTCCCTTACCTTCCTCTTAGGGTACTTGCAGCTAATGAGAAGCCGACCTCATAGTAATAGACCGAATCAATGGTTTTTTAATGACTCCACTCCACCAAAGTGACCTTTTGTCCGTAAGTTTAAGAAGTGTAATCCTCCCAAAAGGAAAGATCGATTGGTTGCGAAAGAGGTCTTTACTTCAGGTGATAAAAGTATTGACTTTTATTTTCGTGACCACTAGAATTCATTAGGTATTTCTACTATGTCCTGATCGAGGTGTGATACCAATGAATCAATTATATAGACTTGCTGTACTGTTTGTATTTTCCATTGTCTTAGGATTTGCCTTTAATATGTTCCTGCTCCCTCATGAAGTATTAACGGGTGGGATAACAGGTCTTGCTATGGTTTTTGGGCTGCTCTCTCCAATAAACTCTGGTATTTGGCTTGTCATTTTAAATATTCCTATTTTGATTATCGGCTGGATGAAACTAGGGAAGGAATTTATAGGGAACAGTATATTTTCCGTAGTCATCACCTCTATTTCGATGCAGTATATTCCAGTACTTAAGGTAACCGATGACGTGTTGCTATCAGCGGTATTTGGAGGGGTCATTGCGGGTATATCTATTGGCTTTATTATACGATTTTATGGGTCAACTGGAGGGTTTGATGTCATTGGACTTGTCCTTACTCAAAAACGTGATATCCCTCTGGGTGGATTAATTTTCGGTTTAAATAGTGTCGTTGTGTTTATATCAGGATTTATCTTTTCTTGGGATCTAGCACTATACACAATGGCCTCGATCTACATTACCGGAATTATTATCGACCGTGTTCATACCCGTCATATAAAATTAAGTCTTATGGTGGTATCAGATCGTGGAGATGAGATTAAAGGTGAGCTTATTAAAAATTTAATACGCGGTATTACTGTAATGGATGGGCAAGGTGCCTATTCTAATACTGAACGTAAGGTACTCTACACCGTTATCTCCCGTTATGAACTAGCTATAGTCAAGTCGCTTATTACAAGTGTTGACCCAAAAGCGTTTGTCAGCATCAGTGAAACTGTTGAAGTAGTAGGGAACTTTAGGAGATAATACTTTCAAGGGGGAGTGATTTTTTTGTAACTAAAGAAGCTTGTTCAAATGAAATCACGAAGACGTTAGGGTTTTGCATGTTTTCAGAACCTGTTTCAACGTGAGCCATTCACCATATAGCAAGAAGAGTTGATGAGAATGTGTTCAGTTCTACGAAAGAGAGTTATTGATTTTTACACAAATTTTACACATTTATTGAATTTTTCAAACCGGCTTTGTATAGGAAGCCTTTATGACAGTGTATAGTTATATGATTAAGGTTATCATAATGTCTTGTTCTATATAAGTGGTGTGTATATAGAACGTGATTATATGTTAAAATAACTAATACTATCATTAAGAAAGGGGAATGACATTGATTAAAAAATGGTTATTACTTTTATCCCTTGTCGTAACTGCATCTCTAATAGCTGCATGTGGTAATGCGGATGAGTCAGCTGAAGGCAATAATGAAAAGCAAGAAGCGCAGAAGGAAGAGTCTGCTAAAGATAAAAAAGGCGAGGAGGGTGCCGGGCAGACAAAAATGCCTGAGCCTGACTTAGAAGGTGTTCCTGAAGTTGTTGCAAAAGTAAATGGAGAAGAAATTCCAAAGGAAAAATTTAAAACTAGCTATGAAGGACAATTTCAGCGAATGGCTATGCAATCACAGATGTCAGGGCAAAAGGTTGACCAGGATAAATTAAAAAAGCAGGTTGCAGAGGGTCTAGTTAGTCAAGAACTCCTCATACAGGAGGCAGACAACCGTGGCCTTAAAGCTTCACAAAAGGCCATCGATGAAACACTGAATGGATTAGTAAAACAAAATGGCCTTAAATCGAAAGAGGAGTTTATGTCTGCTTTGAAGAAACAAGGCATGAATGAAGAAGAAGTAATGAGCCAACTTAAAACTCAGGTAAAAGTAGATCAGCTAATTGCTGCTGAGGCTGGTGACGTTGAGCCAACGGACAAAGAGCTAAAAGCTGCTTATGATCAGATCAAAAAACAGCAAGAGCAAATGGGTGGAGGAGCAGAGATCCCATCCTTTGATGAAATGAAACCAAAACTTGAAACACAGGTGAAGAGCCAAAAAGAAGCAAAAGCGGCTCAAACTCTCGTTGAGAAACTTCGTAAAGATGCGGACGTCACTGTCAACTTATAATTGAAATGATTATCAATATTCAATCAGCTGGAGAAGCTTTTGAATAACTAAAGGCCAATTCCCTTTATAGATAAAGGGAATTGGCCTTTTTGATCAACGAGATCCTGTCCTCTTCTTTTTAAAAATGGAAACTCTCACTAGCCACAGATTCACGAAGCTGGAAGGCATCTGCTATCAGTTCATAAGATTTCATCCGTTCCTCAAAAGGAGAAACAATCGTGTTAATAATGACTTCATCTACCTGATAGTAATTTGCCAGACTCTCTACTTCACTTTTGACCTTTTCAATCGAGCCGACGACCATACGGCTGCGATTTTCACGAATCCGTTGTTCTTCAAACATGGTATATGGATAGCTAAACGCTTCTTCAGGCGTTGGGAAGTGATGACGGATTCCGCCTTGCTCAATTTTTAAAAGGGCAAGATCCAAACTGGCTGCCAAGTATTCAGCTTGTTCATCGGACTCTGCACAAACGACGAATATGGAGACGTTCCCCTGAGGCGTCTGCTGCTGAAGGGATGGTTGAAAATTATTCGTATAGCGATCCATTGCGCGAGCGCCGCCATACCCATTAATAAAATGTGCAAAGGAGTAGGAAACCCCAATATCCGCTGCAACTCTTGCACTTGTTCCGCTTGAACCAAGCATCCAGACGGGTGGCGCGGTATCACCTTGTGGGGAGGCGAAGATACCCATATCTTGAGGGTCTTTGCCATGCAGATAGGCGATTAATTCCTCGACCTGAGCAGGGTATCCCTCTATACTCGGGATCTCCCCTCGGTTTAATGCCAAGTTGACGTTTGGCATGCCGCCGGGTGCACGTCCAACACCTAAGTCAATCCGATTAGGGTACAGTGTTTCAAGTACTCGAAAGGATTCAGCTACTTTATAAGAGCTGTAATGTGGCAGAAGAACACCACCTGTGCCAATGCGTATTCGCTCTGTATGTGCGGCTAAATGGGTTGTCAATATTTCAGGTGAAGACCCTGCCAAGCTATTTGTACTATGATGTTCTGCTACCCAAAATCTATGAAAGCCGAGCTGGTCAGCCCATTTGGCGAGCGCCGTCGTTTGTTGTAATGCATCATGAGGACTCATTCCTGTTAATACAGGGGATTGGTCCAATACACTTAATTTCATGTTCCCTTACCCCTTTTAGAATAGTAGTATTATTATCCCATGTGAAAAGGTAGAAGGCAAAAATTAATAATTTGAAATTGTAAAATCTACCAAAAGGGGAGTGTCCGTTGTATTAGGTCCCTGCGTTTCTGTGAATATTGTATTCTGCGATTCACATTTTGCGTTTTCAACTTATTTTCACCTATTCATCAGCCCTAATAATCCATAATCTAACATCAGGGAGGGGTCTATATGAAAAAGATCTCGCATCTGTAAGTCACTTAACTTAAGTGGGGTGAAAAAGACAGCCCCTTTACGGAATTCATCCACAGGCTGGTCAGCGAGGTGTTCGTTGTTTTCTAATCCCTCGATCACCTGGACAATTCCATCTTCAGTGATGCCTGTTTTAAGCTGTCTTTCTTCCAGGCGCCCTCGCTCATTCATGATCCAGGCGGCCGTATTCTCATTCGTCATTAACAGGTCATCAAAAGCAGCGACAGTATCAATCGCTTTATCTGTAATGATTTCAACATCGGCGTGATAGCCAGGTTTAATTTCTTCACTTTCACCATCAACAATCACTTCATACGGATAGTCACTAGTACGATTGACATCTATTTTTTCAGGAAAAGGGTGAATGGTCTCAATTGTACCAGGTAACTCAATATTTAAGTCAGGGATGCGGACAAGTGAGTTCATCCCCTGCTCTACAAGTTTTCTGTGATTCTCAGATAACTCCCCGCTCACCATTAAATTGCTTGATGAAAGGGTAAGCAAAGGAGATTTAAGGTTTTCGGATAGATCGGTTACAACACCAGAAAATTCGCTCGTTACCGTGATCGTTTGTCCTGTTTCCTCAAGCTGGCCAAGTTGGTCTTCAATCATAGTAAGCTGGGCCTGCTTTTGCGAAAGTTTTAGTTCTTTTTCAGCGAGTGCTTGCTCTTTCATAAATTCCATTTCGACCGTTGAATCCGTATTCCTCCTCTCCTGTGGTTGAGACTCTCTATCTTGTGAAGAGCGATCCTCTGTTGAAGGTGCTGGTGAAAGGAAAGGGTTATTATCCCCCTCCATTTCAGACCCTTGCGGAAAAGAAGGAAGGCTAGCCGCTTCTGATTCAGGTATTGTGAAGCCTTCCAATTCATTGATGTATGTCTCGATCGAGGTGATCTCCTCTTCTAAACGGGATGCTTCTGACTCAAGCTTATTTACTTGTGTGTTATAATCGACGACTTCATATGTATAAAGCTCATCACCTTCTGAAATTTCATCGCTTTCTTCAACTAAGAACTCTTGAAACGCACCGGTTTGTTGATCAAAGTAAATAGCATTTGTATCGCTTGCAGTAAAAACACCTTTAGTATTGATTGTTTCATAGAGGTCGTATGTAAAGGATTCGGACCATTCATTAATGTAAGATTTCCGTTCCACTTCACTGTCACGATCAAAGGATATTAAACAGGCATTAAGTAGTAGAAAAGCAATGGTGCATAGTCCTATGATTCTAACTTTATAGCGTGTTTTCATCGTCTTCCTCCTCACGTTAAGATGTAAGTAGATGTACGAGATACGTACCGTAATGGGCCAAGGAAGCTGCTCCCGCCCATGTGATTATGTGCCACAGAATGACACCTGTAATAATCCAGCCTCTTTTTGATGTGGAAAGGAAAGATATACATTTGATTTGAAACCAGATGATAAGAATTTGAAAAAGAGAGATTGCACCAAAGAAATAAATCAGCCATTCTATGTTTGTTATGTAGGAAGCAACA comes from the Halobacillus shinanisalinarum genome and includes:
- a CDS encoding YitT family protein, producing the protein MNQLYRLAVLFVFSIVLGFAFNMFLLPHEVLTGGITGLAMVFGLLSPINSGIWLVILNIPILIIGWMKLGKEFIGNSIFSVVITSISMQYIPVLKVTDDVLLSAVFGGVIAGISIGFIIRFYGSTGGFDVIGLVLTQKRDIPLGGLIFGLNSVVVFISGFIFSWDLALYTMASIYITGIIIDRVHTRHIKLSLMVVSDRGDEIKGELIKNLIRGITVMDGQGAYSNTERKVLYTVISRYELAIVKSLITSVDPKAFVSISETVEVVGNFRR
- a CDS encoding SurA N-terminal domain-containing protein codes for the protein MTLIKKWLLLLSLVVTASLIAACGNADESAEGNNEKQEAQKEESAKDKKGEEGAGQTKMPEPDLEGVPEVVAKVNGEEIPKEKFKTSYEGQFQRMAMQSQMSGQKVDQDKLKKQVAEGLVSQELLIQEADNRGLKASQKAIDETLNGLVKQNGLKSKEEFMSALKKQGMNEEEVMSQLKTQVKVDQLIAAEAGDVEPTDKELKAAYDQIKKQQEQMGGGAEIPSFDEMKPKLETQVKSQKEAKAAQTLVEKLRKDADVTVNL
- a CDS encoding efflux RND transporter periplasmic adaptor subunit codes for the protein MKTRYKVRIIGLCTIAFLLLNACLISFDRDSEVERKSYINEWSESFTYDLYETINTKGVFTASDTNAIYFDQQTGAFQEFLVEESDEISEGDELYTYEVVDYNTQVNKLESEASRLEEEITSIETYINELEGFTIPESEAASLPSFPQGSEMEGDNNPFLSPAPSTEDRSSQDRESQPQERRNTDSTVEMEFMKEQALAEKELKLSQKQAQLTMIEDQLGQLEETGQTITVTSEFSGVVTDLSENLKSPLLTLSSSNLMVSGELSENHRKLVEQGMNSLVRIPDLNIELPGTIETIHPFPEKIDVNRTSDYPYEVIVDGESEEIKPGYHADVEIITDKAIDTVAAFDDLLMTNENTAAWIMNERGRLEERQLKTGITEDGIVQVIEGLENNEHLADQPVDEFRKGAVFFTPLKLSDLQMRDLFHIDPSLMLDYGLLGLMNR
- a CDS encoding LLM class flavin-dependent oxidoreductase yields the protein MKLSVLDQSPVLTGMSPHDALQQTTALAKWADQLGFHRFWVAEHHSTNSLAGSSPEILTTHLAAHTERIRIGTGGVLLPHYSSYKVAESFRVLETLYPNRIDLGVGRAPGGMPNVNLALNRGEIPSIEGYPAQVEELIAYLHGKDPQDMGIFASPQGDTAPPVWMLGSSGTSARVAADIGVSYSFAHFINGYGGARAMDRYTNNFQPSLQQQTPQGNVSIFVVCAESDEQAEYLAASLDLALLKIEQGGIRHHFPTPEEAFSYPYTMFEEQRIRENRSRMVVGSIEKVKSEVESLANYYQVDEVIINTIVSPFEERMKSYELIADAFQLRESVASESFHF
- a CDS encoding GNAT family N-acetyltransferase yields the protein MDGLLERFGWIDPSLNPDLDHIERLYCQNGNVFLAGFINNELVCTGALTRKNSKIGRVQRMSVKRECRRKGLGKRMLKELESFAKEMGYVGLILETNNDWISAIKLYTTNGYQIYNNDGACSHFHKTLKSERGL
- a CDS encoding class I SAM-dependent methyltransferase, coding for MKTTDYSKVADVYDNNSFRFDEVQMDTYLADFLQNYQRQSYSVMDLACGTGIYLNDQTLYFESHPIHWHGLDASKEMLSKAEEKLEGVTLVRGLAEDLPYGSEAFDFISNNYAFHHFTKKGQVIDELYRVLKKNGIYKLHNINIHDMENWWVYHYFPAAFEEDLDRFWQKEVIFNELTSRGFTVRIESSFQMENIKVADYLDHAENRDISVLTLISDEDYYDGLTKMKYDVEMDPDKAIVNDFSELVCIAKKD